A genomic segment from Ptychodera flava strain L36383 chromosome 8, AS_Pfla_20210202, whole genome shotgun sequence encodes:
- the LOC139138124 gene encoding protein FAM32A-like, whose protein sequence is MASTYTSAGGALKLKGVQNPGLKKKKKKKSKETKKILENIATRQEVTGDDEEDGAMPEKSPVDKRTPAQKAFDKVQEKRQIQRVLEKASMTHKQQVESFNAKLDRLTEHYDIPKVSWTK, encoded by the exons ATGGCGTCGACATATACATCAGCCGGAGGTGCTCTTAAATTAAAGGGTGTACAGAACCCTGGTTTGAAAAA gaagaaaaaaaagaagagcAAGGAGACCAAGAAAATTCTAGAAAACATTGCTACAAGGCAGGAAGTAACGGGAGATGATGAGGAGGATGGTGCTATGCCGGAGAAATCACCAGTTGATAAAAGAACCCCAGCACAGAAAGCATTTGATAAAGTCCAGGAAAAACGA CAAATTCAAAGGGTTTTGGAAAAGGCGTCCATGACTCACAAACAGCAAGTAGAG tCGTTTAATGCCAAGTTGGATAGATTGACAGAGCATTATGACATTCCTAAAGTCAGCTGGACCAAATAA
- the LOC139138125 gene encoding afadin- and alpha-actinin-binding protein A-like, which yields MADWSRASSFNRLTEMTTPNRLSNGFPMQYILPSDKSPSMLASERPGLQFTPSPQPLQSKLLPEKLLQPVFCTRDNVDQCIAFLDQELVVLGFPPLYTATQSDKGPAETFDIVRLINCTFELLQTHQKSMRLQEEYENRQHRNYSDMDHLQANQTRLKEEIEQGQRDIAALCEKERQLKNKNKSLLNKVKTEKEELRKLEGVLKQRDSHFKHEIKKKEREINKLKERVHQLLTDKTQERRIGMDILNSLQRSDGKRGTWKTSGHNSKNEEDMYRLIITSYEERQKELMLENQDLRESLRNMEKELVDLLNQQSPVKTNRSTSSGEESEDESQSVSSSIEELSTGHYQMPYEMVREGIENSMRQKWRKLKERIKKIENEKETSTQITSRTQTVEVLVEERSELQKKVEVYRKIIEQQEQLLTQYQNNSVSDKEDQTLAFLKDAHLLEEKESFSQDKRLFYQQKAAFEEERRKFTEAAIRLGHERKKFEEEKATFLQQQFLQMTTQLHQVSPTLRPAKSISTAKSPTGRTLPATPAAISTVLTPSVNAGTMMMTPQPGTSAAIKTPNTIELFRAMQLVADDGQYLNESINSTSSKGVYSLHGVNWMARDSGSEVSSHKSSSSCEDLSQNSSLVKPGTHGSKSASQRSSFENLLSVSQRSSIENLHRSSSDRSSTEDSLSVEGKRSIKSSSSRSSISRTSTENSKKSGKRTQVHKKNVKNAVARRNSGGIAGK from the exons ATGGCCGACTGGAGCAGAGCAAGTAGTTTCAACAGGCTAACCGAAATGACAACACCGAATAGACTCAGTAATGGGTTTCCTATGCAATACATCCTCCCATCAGACAAATCACCAAGCATGCTAGCTAGTGAAAGACCAGGACTGCAGTTTACACCGTCACCACAGCCGCTGCAGTCGAAACTACTCCCAGAAAAGTTACTTCAGCCGGTATTTTGTACAAGGGATAATGTAGACCAGTGTATCGCATTTCTTGATCAG GAATTAGTAGTGCTAGGCTTTCCGCCATTGTACACTGCAACTCAGAGCGACAAGGGACCAGCAGAAACCTTTGACATTGTCAGACTTATTAactgtacatttgaattgtTGCAAACACATCAGAAGAGTATGAGATTACAAGAAGAGTATGAAAATAG GCAACACCGTAATTATAGTGACATGGATCACCTTCAAGCAAACCAAACCAGATTGAAAGAAGAAATTGAACAGGGCCAAAGAGACATTGCTGCACTCTGTGAGAAGGAAAGAcagttaaaaaacaaaaataaatctttGTTAAATAAAGTCAAAACTGAAAAGGAGGAACTGAGAAAACTTGAAGGCGTTTTGAAACAAAGAGACTCTCATTTTAAACATGAAATTAAGAAGAAGGAAAgagaaataaacaaactgaaGGAGAGAGTTCATCAGCTGTTGACAGATAAAACACAAGAAAGAAGAATAG GAATggatattttgaattctttACAACGTTCAGATGGCAAACGAGGAACCTGGAAAACATCTGGACACAACAG CAAAAATGAGGAAGACATGTACAGGTTGATAATCACAAGTTATGAAGAAAGACAGAAGGAACTAATGCTGGAAAACCAGGATCTCAGAGAATCACTACGCAACATGGAAAAAGAACTTGTGGATCTCCTTAATCAACAGTCTCCGGTCAAAACCAACAGATCAACG TCTTCAGGAGAGGAATCGGAAGATGAAAGCCAGTCAGTTTCTTCATCCATAGAAGAGTTATCTACTGGTCATTATCAGATGCCTTATGAGATGGTTAGAGAAGGAATTGAAAACAGTATGAGACAAAAATGGAGAAAACTCAAAGAAcgcattaaaaaaattgaaaatgaaaaag AGACAAGCACCCAGATAACAAGTCGTACACAGACTGTTGAGGTGCTAGTGGAAGAAAGGTCAGAATTACAGAAGAAAGTTGAAGTGtacagaaaaattattgaacAGCAAGAACAACTACTTACTCAG TACCAAAACAACTCTGTAAGTGACAAAGAGGACCAGACACTGGCTTTCCTCAAAGATGCTCATTTACTGGAAGAAAAAGAAAGCTTTTCTCAGGACAAGAGATTGTTTTATCAGCAAAAGGCAGCCTTTGAAGAGGAACGAAGAAAATTTACTGAAGCTGCAATAAGACTAGGACATGAG AGGAAAAAGTTTGAAGAAGAAAAGGCCACATTTCTTCAACAACAATTCCTTCAAATGACAACACAGCTTCATCAAGTCTCACCAACTCTCAGACCAGCTAAGTCAATCTCCACGGCTAAAA GTCCAACAGGGCGCACTCTGCCGGCTACTCCGGCTGCTATTTCTACAGTGCTGACACCGAGTGTGAATGCCGGCACAATGATGATGACACCACAGCCAGGTACATCTGCAGCCATCAAGACACCAAACACTATTGAACTTTTCCGTGCTATGCAGTTAGTAGCAGACGATGGACAGTACTTGAATGA ATCCATCAACAGTACATCATCCAAAGGTGTTTATTCACTGCATGGTGTTAACTGGATGGCAAGGGACAGTGGTAGTGAAGTGTCTAGTCACAAATCAAGTTCATCTTGTGAAGATCTTTCACAAAACAGCAGTCTTGTGAAACCTGGCACTCATGGCTCCAAATCTGCAAGCCAGAGATCAAGCTTTGAAAATCTACTGTCGGTCAGTCAACGTTCCAGCATAGAAAACCTTCATCGATCTAGTAGTGACCGTTCCAGTACAGAAGATTCACTGAGTGTGGAGGGAAAACGTAGCATTAAAAGCAGCAGCAGTCGGAGTAGTATCAGTAGAACCAGCACAGAAAACAGTAAGAAGTCTGGCAAAAGAACTCAAGTTCACAAGAAAAATGTGAAGAATGCAGTTGCAAGGCGTAACAGCGGTGGTATTGCtggaaaataa